Below is a genomic region from Ziziphus jujuba cultivar Dongzao chromosome 7, ASM3175591v1.
AATTGGACTAAATAAACATACCAGAATAAGCAAAAAAAACAAGCTATGCAAGAGATATAGTGCTTGTCCAAATTTGTAAGACTTGGATAAACATGTGATGTTTTCAATGTTTTATTGATTTGGGTGGATATAATTTAATCGTGAATTTGCATCTCTTATTGTTTAGATTAACCTTACTTATATAGGTATGAACATAAGCTACATTATTATCTAAAACATGTGCTGTTTCATCCATTTTGCTGCCAGCAATTGCGTGGCCTTGGGTTTGGATTtgggaaattattttgtttatctttttattattttcgtaTTTCGGGTAGTTTTGGGCCAGAATGCAAACCAAGATTAAGAAAAGAAATGTGTGAAAACCAAGATGACAGGTATCAGGCCCAAAGCATAGCTAGAATTAATACCTTTTATCGGAGGGCTTAAGAGATGAGGCTTGGCGTTACAAGTCGAATTAGCGTAGGAGGTTTCATGGGCCTACGTGTAGCCTGAGGCCCTGGGCGGCATATCGTTCATTTTCTTCAGGCAAACATCCCTATTAGAGTTTCATtgaaaaccaaaggaaaaagtTTCCAGCACGTAATGTTTACTTTCCATCGGTCTTTCTTGATCCTTGATGTGCAAACCGATGAGAACAAAAACTGTGTCAAAACTTCATGTAATTTCCACTTTAATCCATGTGAATATGTACATTTTGATTGCAGAAGAAAAGTCCTAAACGAGATTCAATCATAGGAGGCATGGGTTTGGAGTTGAAAAAGGTTGCTCACAATTATTTAACTTTCATTAACAAATTATACCAATTCAGATAGACCAACAAATCCGACCATGTTAAAAGGGAAAATGCAAGCATTACCATATATAAGGAAAGTATTTGTCTTGAGCCGTATACATGAACAAAGGATAGtacaaagtgttcaaaaattacaGAATTTTCAACTCAAAATCCCTTTTATTATTCAGCACCCTAGCTCTATTAGCTCATTGCTCAATGTTGAATACCCAATAGGCGAATTACGAAACCTAGTCTTTTTTCCGCAAGTATTGCAGAGCATATGCCAGTCCCAAGATCAACAAAGGCACCAGAAATTGCAAGATCTTCACTGCACTACCACTACCAGAAGATTGGTTGTGCTGGAGAGCCGCCGGTTGTGAGGGTGGCTTGTAGTTAGGTTTCTCCGGTATAGTGGACAGATCAACCTTCCCTACGTAGTATTTTCCCATCATCTCTTTTGCTGAGTCACTATGGCCcacatcttcaaaatcctcaGTTGCATCTTTCTCtgcaaaatattcaaaaaatagagTTTCATAGCCATGTTATGTTACAGCTTTAACATTGGGTTCTAGAAACCAGTAGGGAGGAAATAATGAGGCAGTCCACAATATCTTACCGGCTGCCAATAGCAACACTTCATCACCCCCAGGATGTTCTTCCAAAAATGAGGTGACATCATAGACCTGGAGTAGAAGTTTTTAAGACATACTAGTTGAAAAATcatctaatataattttgaaaatagtggataaataaataatgtaagaTCCCATATACAAGAATTGTTAACAATCTACCTTTGATCAAAAACTTCAATAGGAGCTAGCAAaagaaattttctctcttttttatgtaaaaaaaaaaaaatatcaagaaAATTTTTGCTTTCTCAATCAAAGAGCTTAAGAAGACCTGCTTCGGAATTATCACTCCAAGATATCTCATTAAAAGTTCAGACTTAATTTGGCCAAATACTTCTGGTTTTCCTTGCTGTCAGTTATGGTTTCTCATGGCACATATTCTACTCTGTTTTCTATGTTTTAACAACCTTAAGATTGTCAACATAGTCCAAAGACCATGCTAATATGTGCTGCTCCAAATGATAACAAACATTTTCTGAATATTTCTAAGTTGTTTTCCACCTCCAAAGTTCTTTGTCTATCAGGAAGTAGAATCAAAGTAATTGACAAATCTAAAAAGTACCTCACTTTATCAAAAACAAGAGCATTGGTTTAAAAGAAATTCCAAAGTAAAGAACAACTCTCTGGTGGCAAGTGCCAACAAGTGATCAAAACCATAAAGAAGTCTTATTGGTCTATATTCCATTCAGAATATTCTTTGGACCTGAGTTTCAATTAACAGCAGCTTATAAAGGATTCTTCATCAGGTGGGGAACAGAAATATAAACATGGAATTGGAAGAGTCCTGTGAAAGTTCAGTTTTTTATTCTCTCATTCAAACCTATGAACTATATCAAGAAAATATTTAGCAGAAATTTTGATGACGAAATGTATAGGGAGGAAAAATATACATGAATCTCGGGTTCAACTCGATAAAGCTTTAAATCTAACTACTTCCCAACAGGATTTGAGGAGTCAATGAGGTCTCATACATTATCTGATTAGATTATGAAtctttttcaatatttcactgCATATTATAGGAAGTTTTCAGGGAATTTAAACGATATAATTTAGCAGAACTACGCAAGATCCAACCCAACAACAACCAACTAGCCACGAGTTCTATGTTTACAATTTTTCCCCATTACTTTTGCAAATTAAATTCGGAGATTCATTAGAAATAAGCGCTTGCACAAGAATTTGCCAAGTAGAAGATATTGAATCACCCCCTTGTTTTGGCACAAAACTAGAATTTTAAGCCTttctgttgttttatttatttatttatttattgtaaacaAGAGATAATTCGTTAATATTTTGACACAAGTTATACCACCATAAACagatttagaaaataaagaTCTGACCTTTCCAGAGATTATGATCCAACAATCCTTCTTGTGGTTGTGTTTGGCCACCTCAGAAAAGTTGAAAACTTTAGAATCTGAAGCCATTTCTGCAACTACTGTTTACAACAAAGTCAAcaccaaacaaaaagaaaaagaagaaaaaaaagtaaacagaGTAAACCCATCAATATAAAAGGTGGATGCGATCCATAGAAATTGAAAGAAGATGGGAAAATCAACTAAAAATGGTATTTGGGAAGGTTTCTTACATGGGAAAGAAGAGAGGCTTTGGCAGAGAGATCTATGGAGCGTATTTTCTTTCCCTCTCCTCTAACTTAGCTGACTAACAGTGACCACCAACCGAGTTTTTATATGCAATAATCATTAATAAACTGACCACAGAtctacaataaatatttatttaaataaccCAGAAAACTCTATTTTATTGGTTTCGTCTTTATTGCGTCGAAGTTTTTTTAGCAAACCTACCCTGTAAGAGGTCAAACTTGTACCGCTATAAATTTGGGCTGCAGTAGAAGTCAGAGGACGAACCTGGACTGCCAGCTTTAGGAGTGCGAACATAATTTTTGTGGCATCTTCGCTGccaacttttgtttttattattttgttatgtgaAAATCGTCTATAATGTGAGAATTACTATGGGGCTTTAGTGCcactgatttttcatttttcttttttgtcaacTATAAAgatcttaaaaacaaaaaaaattcaagtagGTACGTTTAAGACGGGCATAATCCCCATTCAGTGTCCACGTTTTTTGAATCACCCCAAATTGACATTTTGCAAAATCAGCTTTCCTTGGTATCATAGTTTAATAAACTCGTCAACTATTTCGTTTTCtctaccaattaaaaaaaaaaaaaaaaaaaaaaaaggtgatgaaAATTATGTCCAATAGGGTCCAAACACcgtgttttgttttcttttggtgaataacactgtattttgttgactaGTTTTGGAGattgatcaaattttaattttttatttgccaAGAAAAAGGAGTTTATAAACACAAAACCAATATTAAAAtgacaaaattacaaaacaattcTAATAATTAACATAAACAAAGTTGGGAAAGTGAGACTTAAATGGTTTCCTATTGATTGAGCCTGACTTCATATTGTTTTGATATGCCCAAGTCATACcaaaacattgttttttttaatttattaagcaaatagtataatataattatgGAGGAATCATTATAAAGAGAAGTGGTGTTCGTTGGCAGGTTGGCCGAGAAATGTCAATTTTGGGGTGCAATGAATGGACGGAAACATGACATCTAGTTGCTAATAATGTTGAGAGAAAACTGTAACTGGTGCATTATAAGAAATGCCAATCAAAGAAATACCAAtcgcattttatatatatatatatatatatatatagttgcaaATTGCATAAATAGATGCGGTTTCATTTCAGAACAATCATGCACCTTTGGGTTCATCAAAAttgtacatgtttttttttttttttctttttttttatattataacttGGATGGATATAAAGGCTTTCCAAAGAGAAGGATCATTGCATCTATATAagagtgaaaaaataaataaatatataaaagtacttttaattaattaatcgcAAAGTTGACCATCATATACAAGGGCAACCTGTGGGGTTAAGAAATGTTTGATTTGAAATCAAACACATCCAAACCTCATGCAGCAATGATAAATCTGAATAAAGGGAGAATGGAAATGATTGATAAGACGAGGAAACAGAAATTCTGAAACCCAAACATATTAGAACGAGCATGTTGTTGTTTAGCTTTCGTAATTTGAATTATATTAAGGAGAAAAGGCAAACTAACTTGGCTTTGATGttctatatatacaaattttgtCCGAGGCCTATCCAATATTGATCATAATCTCCCTTATCATTAATTGCGAATATCGTAAATTGGCTATGCATATGATTTAGTAACTATGTGCATCAAAACGCCAAACATTAAATATAGTTTATGAGTTATGTGACAACCAAACTCGCATCATCAATatactaaaacaaaataatataagaaaagaaattacaaaacaaTCACACTTGCCAAACAGTCCATACACTTGGAAAACCTAATTAAAACTGCGCATACAAAGTTATTAATTATACagcaatataataaatacatatatatatatatatatatatatatatataaggaacaAGGCAGGCATGGCCATTGCTCAAACCTCAGAAGTGGAACCTGCAAACAAGATCAGTAAATTAAGACACATTCTTAactatctcatatatatatatatatatatatgaaaattccaTACAAAAAAATCCCCAATAACATCATAAGGTGATGGATAATCATGACGATAAGAAGGACATATACTGATTATGATCATACCCATACTGGATAAAAATGGAACAAGGACCAAACCCCACGTATCCATTAAGAGTGGCAAAAATGCCGATGGTTCGTAAAGGTGATGTAGTGAGGGCTGGAGTTGCATGATAAAAAAACAACCACATGATCATCTCCATATGAATAAGGAATGATtagaattttcataaaattttgacaCTTTCCTGGTGGGATTTATATTTGGAGTTACTTTGTAGGAGGGACCCATTATTAGTGGATGATTAGTACTATTATTTCACATGGAAAGTGACAATAGAAATAATAGCTTCTTTGCTGATGCTTACCCACCTTGAACTGACAATGCATACTACTGGGATACATACAATTAGAACATGTCAACTAGAAGcaattgaaaaaagaagaagagggttTTATGCAGGAGGCAGGTCACAAGGAcacagtattttattttattttattttttttcactgaaacataaaatatggatttcttcttcttttgagaACCAAAAGGCCAATTAACATTGTTCATGGAACatttttatgcatatatttaatttataatttattagaagAATACCTTGAATTGGAAGCAAAGAAACTGCTTCATGAGAAGCTGCTTGTTCGCCGTTGGTGATCACGAGCCCTGCTGCCCCTGCTGCAGGCTTCTGGCCATCAGATTTGTTAATCTTGTCGTCAATTTCAGGATGAATCTTCCTTTTCAACATCCTCTTCATCAGCTATATATTGCAGCATTATGGAATTGATTAATGAGTTTTAACCAAGTCCTTGAAATATCAGAATTTTAACCAACAAGATAATAAATCGAGATTTTCAACTCTCTAAGAAAAAGTTAAGAGAAAAAAGACATTGACAATCAATGTGCGGTTATGTACCTTGATGAGCTTAATGACAATGCTCAGTATTTCGCAGTCAAAAAatcaggggaaaaaaagaaaagaatatgaGTGGGGAAGAGAATTTACAGTTTTACTCACTCGTTGCAGATTCTTTATTGGACTTGAATCCTCTTTGACACGAGGAATGAACTTCTTGGCAAAGGAGAGGCCGTTTTTTGATCCAACATTAAGTTTTTTATTGGATTTAGGCATAACTTTACCAGAATCTAGTTTCATCTTAACATCAGCATCAGCCAAGAATAAGTCAGCCAACGTTGTTCTTtcacctttcttcttcttttgatcAACGGCGCAAATTTCCTGTTCCATACCAAGTCCATGATGATGATCAGACCCCACATATGGAGCTAAAGGAACTCCATCAAGGGTCAGTAACACATCATCAGGTTTCTCAAGAACATCAGCATCAAAGTTCGGGCCAACATCCTCAAAACTGTGTCCCAGGCTCGTAAACATCAAAGGGTTTACTTCTTCATCCTCCACATTATCATTTTCTCCATCTTCATCATTACTATCAAGCAAGTACTCTCGgctttcttcatcatcttcttcacttTCCAGAACCAAATATTCTTTCGGTTGTTGGTTGAATGGCTTTAAGGGATCAAAACCGAACGTCCCGATTGTCAAAATGCCATCCTTCCAACCATCAAGCGCATCAACAAGTGCAACTTGTTTGAGCAATGCTTGCGTGTCCTTGTCACTCGTAACAAGTTCAGTCTTTTCCACGTTTTGAGCTAAGTCATCTagccaaaagaaataaaatatgtagAAAATGTACCTTAAAAATGTTGTGTTTCTTATtcgaaaagaaaaatacaaaatcaacTTATtgatgtacaaacaaaagcatactatgagaataaaataaaagcaaaaaaatcaaCACAAGTTAGGAAAATCAAACCCTTGAGGACGCTATGATGGAACCTCTTGTGAACCCAGTTGAAGATCTGTGATAAACAAGGAAAAGATTTGGATCATATGAACAGAACAGAGATGCTTAACATAATCAATTAAACAGTCAGGcagaaatatatttaattttgtcttcAAAAATAGGTTTGTGTAATAATGTGCATGGTTCACTTGTACAACCAACCTTCATGTTTTCTCAACAAAGCAAGCAGGAAAGAGAAACGGCGGTACGAAAGAAATATGTCAAAGCAAGTGGTAGTGAGGGGGTTTGGTatagagaagaagatgaagaagaagaagaagaagagtgaGTGAAAAGGAGAAGGGGCCAACTGGGATGGAGAATCAGATGAAAACACGTGTCCCTGTAGGTGGGACCTAATACATAGCCATGTTTACGGGAGCATGGCATGTTCGACGAGCCACGATGTTGGCTCTGTCTGGCATGTTCGATATGCCGAAATTCTTGAAGTGATATGCTCACCCCCCTCTGCTGCATACTCTTAAGTCTTATTTATGCTCTGCTCTTCTCCCCTGCCCACATGAAATTCCAATTTTGCATCCATcttaatttctctttatttccctttccttttcttttcttttaactttttcttaatttcttcctttcttcttcttttctctttttgttttggtgGTTAATTCTTCGAGTATATGATCATATCTATTATGAATACTTATCTCTATAAGAAGCCAGAGCAATTATACccattattttttggaaaaattaaaagggtAAACCGTTTTGCCCTTTGTTTTACTCCTTTTTGGTATTTCAAAACTGTTAAATCCCTACATGATGTAGAGGATTCGAGAAACTGAACATTACTAATTATTTTCATTGACATATTTAGCCATGTCTTTCTCTTCCACCTAATGCTTCAATTTCCCTTCTACTATAGATTTCTCTGTTTCACGTCTCCCTACTTTTTAATTCTCTGCCCACAAGTCAATGTTGATAACGCATGCATCAAATATCCATCCATTTTTTCACTttggaataaataatattgaagaagaaaaatgaaggGACAAATTTAATAGTTTATGGTGCAAGAGAAAAAGGTTGAGGTCCAGACTTCCAAAAGAAAGTATAAATTATATGATGTGTGAAAGCAACAAATGATAGTACGCTGGGACCACCCAATATGTGCTAATTAGTTTTCATGTATCCCAATTATCCTAATCGGTCCTCAAAATAATGGAAAGTAAAAAACACCATGGAAGGTTGTCTAAAGATGTAATTTATGTACTCTGTTTTCTCTCTGTATCTCGCAAATTTTCTTCAACCATATGATCCAAGTTAAATTACCACAAACTGCTGTGGCCAAACTACTTAATGCTTTGTTTGATAATTACATGTAGTTTGGCTACAGCAATTCAAATTACAGGGATTAGAGAGAACATCTTTTGGTAGTGGTATGAGTAGTgggatttaaatataaattataacctTCCCATCCCATGTGAGAGTTCTATGATGGTGGGACTCATAGAATGCACCATGCCACTCTtcatttccttctttcttcttcttcttctacctcTTTTTCCCCTCTGCACTCTTCCTTCGTTTTCTATCGAATAATGAACACAGATTCTCGAAAAGCCAATTCCACATggagaaaaagttaaaaataaaaataaaaataaaataaaataaaaaaagaccttGCATACAATGTAGAAAAATATCACACAACCAGAACGACTACTgcattttgaacaaaataacaTCCAGGTGAGAGTACAGgtgcttttttctttcccatTGTTTCAACCATCTTATAACTTGCTATAATTATGTCCTTCTTGCTTTCATGGCATGAAAATTCTCTTTGCTTTGCCTTTATATTGGACTCAAAACTCCTATCTTTTCCTATTCAAAAGTTCTACTTCATGAGCCTGCCTAACTATTGGAGATAGATGGGAGGAAACTCGGTCAAAGGCTTCTGGCACCATAAAATTCTATACATGAGTCGGTGTAAAAAGGACTACTTTTACATGCCACACAGGAAAGTAATAAGTTCTCTTACAAGGGCAAATCAGACATTTACAAAAAGAATGTTCTAAGAAAACGAAAGCTTAGCTGGAACAGGTTTCCAAAAGAGCCTAGCCAAAGGGAAACAAAGACAAAGAAGAATTAGATGACTTACACTCATTTTACTGTTATTTTGACAGTTAGCAAATTGTCAGGTTGCAGCAAAGGCTAAAAGCCTAAAAAACCAATTGGAATGGTGAGCATGCAATGGACTGTAGCCTTTCTTGGTCTTCTGGTTCTGCCTTTAAAGCTAATAAAATTGCTTCAGGTTCTTCTTAAAGCTATCCAATTTCATCTTTCAGATATGGGGGTGGGACATCTTTTGGTCCTTGCTGATTATAACATATACCGTATTTTAGCATATCTAAAGCTATCTTggggaaagaaaaaatgtaACTCTTCAAAATCCACTTCCTTTTTAAAGTATAGCAATCAATCAGCGCCTTGCTAATTCATTAACTTTGTTATTTTCCTGTAGAACCTTTCGCTAAAATTAGATAGCTAGGCTGGCACTAGCTAGCTTTAGAAGATATGTTAGTGGGAGGATGGCTATGCATTCACATGAAGGAATCTGAACTCTCAAAATTTTTATGACCATGTATTTTAGCTATTGTTTCAATATCCATCTTATTTGCACCTTAAAAATTGTCGTTTTTACATGCATATCTCAACTTTATTCTTCGTAGTAAAAACAAACAATGTTAAAGGATAATGAGCATTTGCAAATTCTTTTTGAGTTTACTTATTCATCgtttaacaataatataaaatgcaTTACAATAGCAGTGGATTGACAATGATTCTTTTTTAGGAGTTAATTACACTAACTCTTAGATATTTCATCAAATAGTATGTTGGCCTATTAGCTTTTAATATTAATCTTAATGCTTGGCTAAGCTCATTTACCAACATATGGCAAGATAGAAAAAACAATGTTGAACAAGTTGTTTTGAAAAGCCAGAAGCTCTTTTGGGTGAAGTGATATTTTCTAGTCCCATATTCTATTAGTCTTTGGCTTCCAACCACAAAATCTATACCAAGAAATCCCCATTTCGAAGAGTCACATTGTCAATTTGTAACACCATGTTCAACCATGCTTAAAACCCTTTACTTTATTGAGAAAGCTTAAACAGAACGTGGGCATCCATTTTATGCATATACAGTCTCTAGCCACTAGCCACTAGTAGTGCATCAAGAAAAGTCTTTTTCACACTTTAATTAAGGGGGgaacaaaaaaaaggggttcaaaacttattaaattttttattaaaaagagaaGATAAATATAGGCTGCCAACTAATATGCCCAGCTTATACAATCGGAATGAAAGGTCAAAAAGACTTGCAGATCATTCTCTCATCATTGTACCTGAAAATTATTTGGCAGAACCCCATTCTctttccccattttttttttctttatatatatatatatatatattctgaaaCGAGAAGTATAAATGAAGTATAAAGGTCCATCAAATTGATTTCTGATATCTTCTATCAATAAATTCCACAAGCAAGGCTTCACAAAGCACATAGGCAGAGACCCACTGTTAGCGTGCACTGTGTAGGCCTAATACGGTGTTTTAAAGCAGTATCCTATTTGGCTTATTTCAGCTCTgcgaaaaataaatttatttactaaaaaaatagaaaaataaaattgataataataatttctaagaaaattcaagaaaaagaTGACACTGCTGTAGGTTTAACAATATCATTAGTGGAGTAAAACAGTAATTTCATATCTGCCAGCAAAACAGGGGGTACTCGGGTCCGTCCGTAAAGTGAGCCAATGGGCTGGAAAGTTAGCTCACACCTAAGCCCAAATTGCAAAAGGCACGACAGGCCTCAAATCTGGGTCTGTGACTCAACGGAGCAGGAGATGAGAAGCCAATCCTCAAAAACATCCAACCCCAAAAGCCGAAGCCCCAGTACGTTTGTTAAAATTACGATGCAAATCCAAAATtgggaagaaaaaaaaccaaaaaaaagaagaagaagaagaagaagaaaatgcaaGTATAATGCATATACACTAGAATTAAATTCCCATATGAATAGGTTGGCATCGAATTACTTAACAAATGGCATTACATTATTGTTCTATTTCCAAGAATATACGCATCTTTCTTTACCCGCTATATATAACCAACCCAATTCTCTTCTCTCTACGGTATCTTCAAGCTTCAAACTTTGTTCAAGAACACAAGAAATTAGCAAGAAAATGGAAGAGCAGGTATCAGTTTTTCAATactagaaattattattattttgttttctttttcttctttcccatTTAGAGCAAAACGTCGAAATTAGGATCCTCAGTCGTCCAAGCCAATGGTATTCCCTTTTGTGGTAGTAAAATTTCATTACCCaaatgaaaatgatgaagaatATGGTAGAAATAACTGTTTGATTTTGTTATACAATAGATTCATTGGTTAAAGTTGTACCAAATCATAAATTGGAaagtattataattataataacattaatcttatttaattttcttaaaatttgtgTCAAAATATCATATTCCAATTGAACGTATAAGTTTAATCaatctaaaatattttgttgtgttaatttttaaactatGTTTCAACAAAATTTATGATCTAATGACAAAGACAAGAAATTCCAATATGATTAAATAAGATGGCATCCAATTCCAAAACAGtatattgattgatttattaagactctaaataataataataaggctGATAAATAAGGAAATGACAgtatccaatatttttctttaagtgTGTATTAAATATGACAATTGGCCTTTACACAAACAACTTTCTTACCCGCTGGTAATATTCAAATTCTACCATTctcaataacaataaaaaaagccAATTGCCCTTGTTATTATCACAAGGCAATGGCCAATCTTCACTGACATTCCACCATAAAAGTGGAAGCTAACCATGAAGAATCAGAAACCACTGCCCATTAACAACACTCACATcactcccatttttttttttttttttggtctgtttttattctttttcataattaataatatccTATTTCGAAACACAAAAGTTAAAGTGCGCAgctttttttgtttcatattctCTTTCTGTGTGTCCAACTTGTCTTAGCTCTGCTCGCTTGTATACTCCTTCACATGGAATCCTCCACCAGCAGGCTTCCTGGAGAGAGCGAGATGAACCCCAGGATCATGGTGGGTGCAGGAACTGTTATAGACGATGGAATTGTTAATGCCTTGGACATTGCTGTTCATGAATGCACTCATTGGCAGTGCCTTCTGCTTTGCTTTCCCTTTGCGGTTCGGGCTTCCTTCATCGCTGCTAGTGCTGCTATTGGTTTCCGCATCACTGCCATTCTTCCTCACTACATGAGTTCCTTTTTTGTGGAGATAGCTTGAGTTTTCACCACCTGCAGGTTGCTTTTTGTTTGGGGATTGGATTACTTCCATGAAAGCACCTCTGTTTTCCCCTGCAATTGTGATAATCTTCATGCCATCTTCATATTCTGTTAACTTTTTGCCATTAGTACCTTTCTCTCTTGCTTGCCCTTCCTTGGGTACCCCATGCCTCTCACTGTGGAAGATGCCAGAAGTCTGATGCTCACGGAATTCCCTCTGGGAGGTGCCACTGGGAAATTGCTTGGGCTTGTCAATGGTGACGGTTTTCTCGGCCTCTGCAGGAACCCTGGAATCAGGTTCTGCAGTGGGCTTGAGTTGGGCAGGTGGCAGGGTATAAGGAGAGGGTGGTGGAGCACTGGGTTTGGGCTTTGGGGAAGGAGGTGGGGTTTTAACCGCTGGCTTGTCTCTAGTATCAGTAATGGCGAAGGCAGTGGTTGTTGTCACTGCTTTAGCAACAGGGGAAGTTGGCACAGAAGAGGAAGGGCCAGTAACCTTGGGCTTGGGAGATGAAGGCACAGAAGATGTGACAGAAACGGCAGTGGGAGATGGTGGTTTTTGGACTGTGGGAGCAGGGACTCTAGGAGCCACTGGAGATGAG
It encodes:
- the LOC107423685 gene encoding cytochrome b5; this translates as MASDSKVFNFSEVAKHNHKKDCWIIISGKVYDVTSFLEEHPGGDEVLLLAAEKDATEDFEDVGHSDSAKEMMGKYYVGKVDLSTIPEKPNYKPPSQPAALQHNQSSGSGSAVKILQFLVPLLILGLAYALQYLRKKD
- the LOC107406908 gene encoding protein TILLER ANGLE CONTROL 1 isoform X2, which codes for MKIFNWVHKRFHHSVLKDDLAQNVEKTELVTSDKDTQALLKQVALVDALDGWKDGILTIGTFGFDPLKPFNQQPKEYLVLESEEDDEESREYLLDSNDEDGENDNVEDEEVNPLMFTSLGHSFEDVGPNFDADVLEKPDDVLLTLDGVPLAPYVGSDHHHGLGMEQEICAVDQKKKKGERTTLADLFLADADVKMKLDSGKVMPKSNKKLNVGSKNGLSFAKKFIPRVKEDSSPIKNLQRLMKRMLKRKIHPEIDDKINKSDGQKPAAGAAGLVITNGEQAASHEAVSLLPIQGSTSEV
- the LOC107406908 gene encoding protein TILLER ANGLE CONTROL 1 isoform X1, whose translation is MKIFNWVHKRFHHSVLKDDLAQNVEKTELVTSDKDTQALLKQVALVDALDGWKDGILTIGTFGFDPLKPFNQQPKEYLVLESEEDDEESREYLLDSNDEDGENDNVEDEEVNPLMFTSLGHSFEDVGPNFDADVLEKPDDVLLTLDGVPLAPYVGSDHHHGLGMEQEICAVDQKKKKGERTTLADLFLADADVKMKLDSGKVMPKSNKKLNVGSKNGLSFAKKFIPRVKEDSSPIKNLQRVSKTLMKRMLKRKIHPEIDDKINKSDGQKPAAGAAGLVITNGEQAASHEAVSLLPIQGSTSEV
- the LOC107406910 gene encoding vegetative cell wall protein gp1 isoform X2, with the translated sequence MFRAPPPPAPTPAPAPAPPPAPAPAPSPAPAPAAPARAPAPEPAQVPAAPAPTPTPAPAPATAPAPTPAAPLARPAFRPVAAPPPTVSDPTAPAGPAVAFRPFFTGTASVPSSPVAPRVPAPTVQKPPSPTAVSVTSSVPSSPKPKVTGPSSSVPTSPVAKAVTTTTAFAITDTRDKPAVKTPPPSPKPKPSAPPPSPYTLPPAQLKPTAEPDSRVPAEAEKTVTIDKPKQFPSGTSQREFREHQTSGIFHSERHGVPKEGQAREKGTNGKKLTEYEDGMKIITIAGENRGAFMEVIQSPNKKQPAGGENSSYLHKKGTHVVRKNGSDAETNSSTSSDEGSPNRKGKAKQKALPMSAFMNSNVQGINNSIVYNSSCTHHDPGVHLALSRKPAGGGFHVKEYTSEQS
- the LOC107406910 gene encoding vegetative cell wall protein gp1 isoform X1, whose amino-acid sequence is MAARPLFRLGSMFRAPPPPAPTPAPAPAPPPAPAPAPSPAPAPAAPARAPAPEPAQVPAAPAPTPTPAPAPATAPAPTPAAPLARPAFRPVAAPPPTVSDPTAPAGPAVAFRPFFTGTASVPSSPVAPRVPAPTVQKPPSPTAVSVTSSVPSSPKPKVTGPSSSVPTSPVAKAVTTTTAFAITDTRDKPAVKTPPPSPKPKPSAPPPSPYTLPPAQLKPTAEPDSRVPAEAEKTVTIDKPKQFPSGTSQREFREHQTSGIFHSERHGVPKEGQAREKGTNGKKLTEYEDGMKIITIAGENRGAFMEVIQSPNKKQPAGGENSSYLHKKGTHVVRKNGSDAETNSSTSSDEGSPNRKGKAKQKALPMSAFMNSNVQGINNSIVYNSSCTHHDPGVHLALSRKPAGGGFHVKEYTSEQS